From a single Brassica napus cultivar Da-Ae chromosome C9, Da-Ae, whole genome shotgun sequence genomic region:
- the LOC106370237 gene encoding uncharacterized protein LOC106370237 isoform X1, which yields MPFRITPLPLIFLVLIVCSSSLATVEGSIQLGGPKMHESFMRYKSGETEVNKIMSHRKLMFHSTADYDDAGPNPKHDPRRRPGGKP from the exons ATGCCTTTCAGGATCACGCCCCTACCTCTCATCTTCCTCGTACTCATTGTTTGTTCTTCATCACTAG CTACAGTGGAAGGCTCTATCCAGCTGGGAGGCCCAAAGATGCATGAGAGTTTCATGCGTTACAAG AGTGGGGAGACGGAAGTGAACAAGATCATGAGCCACAGGAAGTTGATGTTCCACTCGACTGCAGACTACGACGACGCAGGACCAAACCCTAAGCACGATCCAAGAAGGAGGCCTGGAGGCAAGCCTTGA
- the LOC106370237 gene encoding uncharacterized protein LOC106370237 isoform X2, with amino-acid sequence MPFRITPLPLIFLVLIVCSSSLVEGSIQLGGPKMHESFMRYKSGETEVNKIMSHRKLMFHSTADYDDAGPNPKHDPRRRPGGKP; translated from the exons ATGCCTTTCAGGATCACGCCCCTACCTCTCATCTTCCTCGTACTCATTGTTTGTTCTTCATCACTAG TGGAAGGCTCTATCCAGCTGGGAGGCCCAAAGATGCATGAGAGTTTCATGCGTTACAAG AGTGGGGAGACGGAAGTGAACAAGATCATGAGCCACAGGAAGTTGATGTTCCACTCGACTGCAGACTACGACGACGCAGGACCAAACCCTAAGCACGATCCAAGAAGGAGGCCTGGAGGCAAGCCTTGA